A genomic segment from Bacteroidota bacterium encodes:
- a CDS encoding Glu/Leu/Phe/Val dehydrogenase translates to MVLSQMSIHNHEQVVFCNDNATGLKAIIAIHNTVLGPALGGTRMWAYDNEEQALTDVLRLSRGMTYKAAISGLNLGGGKAVIIGDSKTMKNEALMRKFGQFVNSLGGKYITAEDVGIGTKDMEYVKMETNFVTGLPESMGGSGDPSPVTALGVYMGMKASAKELWGNDSLSGKKILVQGIGHVGEHLVRYLKKENANVSITDINLERLKELSNETGATVVAADKAYDVDMDIYAPCALGGTVNSDTLPKLNCSIIAGAANNQLWDEVVHGNMCKERGIIWAPDFLINAGGLINVYSELHGYNREKALAQAEKIYDLTTNILKQAKKDNTTTIEAAKSMAKKRIADKVASTK, encoded by the coding sequence ATGGTACTATCTCAAATGTCAATTCACAATCATGAGCAAGTAGTTTTTTGCAATGATAATGCTACCGGATTAAAAGCAATAATAGCAATACACAATACAGTTTTAGGACCTGCACTTGGCGGAACGCGCATGTGGGCTTATGATAACGAAGAGCAGGCACTTACAGATGTGTTGCGTTTATCGCGAGGAATGACATATAAAGCTGCCATTAGCGGATTAAATTTAGGTGGTGGAAAAGCCGTAATTATTGGCGATTCTAAAACCATGAAGAACGAAGCGCTGATGCGTAAATTTGGTCAGTTTGTGAATAGCCTTGGCGGGAAATATATAACTGCTGAAGATGTTGGAATTGGAACCAAAGACATGGAATATGTGAAAATGGAAACCAATTTTGTTACCGGACTGCCTGAATCTATGGGTGGAAGCGGGGATCCTTCACCGGTTACTGCATTGGGTGTTTACATGGGAATGAAAGCAAGTGCTAAAGAACTTTGGGGCAATGATAGCCTTAGCGGGAAAAAAATCCTGGTACAAGGCATCGGACATGTAGGCGAACATTTAGTACGTTACCTGAAAAAAGAAAATGCAAATGTTAGTATTACAGATATTAATTTAGAACGTCTTAAAGAACTGAGCAACGAAACCGGAGCTACTGTAGTTGCTGCCGATAAAGCTTATGATGTTGACATGGATATTTATGCTCCATGCGCTTTAGGAGGAACAGTTAATTCAGATACTTTGCCTAAATTAAATTGTTCAATCATTGCCGGTGCTGCCAATAATCAATTGTGGGATGAAGTTGTACATGGCAATATGTGCAAAGAACGCGGAATTATTTGGGCTCCCGATTTCTTAATAAATGCAGGTGGTTTAATTAATGTATATTCTGAACTTCATGGATATAACCGCGAAAAGGCATTGGCACAAGCTGAAAAAATTTATGATCTAACCACCAACATTTTAAAGCAAGCTAAAAAAGATAATACTACCACAATTGAAGCAGCTAAGTCAATGGCAAAAAAACGTATTGCCGATAAAGTTGCATCAACCAAATAA